A genome region from Littorina saxatilis isolate snail1 linkage group LG16, US_GU_Lsax_2.0, whole genome shotgun sequence includes the following:
- the LOC138950057 gene encoding calponin homology domain-containing protein DDB_G0272472-like, with protein sequence MAASVNWTELVQQFEEEGKALGKTDEDLKKFVEACCRDERMAIRTAARERNLALEIKDREFEREKDLAMLLKEKEWEATRDQKEKELALEKELALDKELALDKELALDKELALDKELALDKELALDKELALDKELALDKELALDKELALDKELALDKELALDKELALDKELALDKELALDKELALDKELALDKELALEKELALDKELALDKELALDKELALDKELALDKELALDKELALDKELALDKELALDKELALDKELALDKELALDKELALDKELALDKELALDKELALDKELALEKEKLALEKHFREEQLQLEQAKLKQKAQSDVEEMFLQMARDGGDRREREKF encoded by the exons ATGGCGGCTTCGGTGAACTGGACAGAACTAGTCCAGCAGTTTGAGGAGGAAGGTAAGGCCTTAGGAAAAACAGATGAAGATCTCAAAAAGTTTGTAGAGGCTTGTTGTCGTGATGAGAGAATGGCAATCAGGACGGCAGCAAGAGAAAGGAATTTGGCTTTGGAAATAAAAGATAGAGAGTTTGAAAGGGAGAAAGATTTGGCTATGCTACTGAAAGAAAAAGAGTGGGAAGCAACAAGGGATCAGAAGGAAAAAGAGTTGGCTTTGGAAAAAGAGTTGGCTTTGGACAAAGAGTTGGCTTTGGACAAAGAGTTGGCTTTGGACAAAGAGTTGGCTTTGGACAAAGAGTTGGCTTTGGACAAAGAGTTGGCTTTGGACAAAGAGTTGGCTTTGGACAAAGAGTTGGCTTTGGACAAAGAGTTGGCTTTGGACAAAGAGTTGGCTTTGGACAAAGAGTTGGCTTTGGACAAAGAGTTGGCTTTGGACAAAGAGTTGGCTTTGGACAAAGAGTTGGCTTTGGACAAAGAGTTGGCTTTGGACAAAGAGTTGGCTTTGGACAAAGAGTTGGCTTTGGACAAAGAGTTGGCTTTGGAAAAAGAGTTGGCTTTGGACAAAGAGTTGGCTTTGGACAAAGAGTTGGCTTTGGACAAAGAGTTGGCTTTGGACAAAGAGTTGGCTTTGGACAAAGAGTTGGCTTTGGACAAAGAGTTGGCTTTGGACAAAGAGTTGGCTTTGGACAAAGAGTTGGCTTTGGACAAAGAGTTGGCTTTGGACAAAGAGTTGGCTTTGGACAAAGAGTTGGCTTTGGACAAAGAGTTGGCTTTGGACAAAGAGTTGGCTTTGGACAAAGAGTTGGCTTTGGACAAAGAGTTGGCTTTGGACAAAGAGTTGGCTTTGGAAAAAGAAAAACTTGCTCTAGAGAAACACTTTAGAGAGGAGCAGTTGCAGTTGGAGCAAGCCAAGTTGAAACAAAAAGCACAGTCTGAC GTTGAAGAGATGTTTCTACAGATGGCAAGAGATGGCGGGGatcgaagagaaagagagaagttCTAA